In a single window of the Methylophaga frappieri genome:
- a CDS encoding TrbC/VirB2 family protein: protein MTHAHAFRLSVNPLSHLSSLARLRSLARPAGQGLLLAALLLFLAGTAQAAGSSMPWEGPLQSILESIQGPVARIVAVIIIIATGLALAFGDTSGGFRKLIQIVFGLSIAFAASSFFLSFFSFSGGAVV, encoded by the coding sequence ATGACGCACGCCCATGCTTTCCGTCTTTCCGTAAATCCGCTTTCCCACCTGTCCAGCCTCGCGCGGCTGCGCAGCCTGGCCCGCCCGGCGGGGCAAGGACTGCTGCTGGCCGCGCTGCTGCTGTTCCTGGCCGGAACGGCGCAGGCCGCCGGTTCCTCGATGCCGTGGGAAGGCCCGCTGCAATCCATTCTGGAGTCGATCCAGGGGCCGGTGGCGCGCATCGTCGCGGTCATCATCATCATCGCCACTGGCTTGGCGCTCGCCTTCGGTGACACGTCGGGCGGATTCCGCAAGCTGATCCAGATCGTGTTCGGCCTGTCTATCGCGTTCGCGGCTTCGAGCTTCTTCCTGTCGTTCTTCAGCTTCTCCGGCGGGGCGGTCGTATGA
- the trbB gene encoding P-type conjugative transfer ATPase TrbB, with protein MSAVPQTPPERSSAAASLDRRIQMLRTAMGPVIAAALADPDVVEIMLNPDRTLWVDRLSSGRTPLGVELSEDDGERIIRLVAAHVGAEVHRGRPLLTAELPETGERFEGILPPAAPGPAFALRKRAVSIIGLDRYVADGILTTGQADFLRCAVRERQNILIAGATSSGKTTLANALLAEIAATGDRVLVLEDTIELQCAARDHVPLRTRAGVVSMTELVRATMRLRPDRVIVGEVRGGEALDLVKVWGTGHPGGIATIHAGSALGALLRMEQLILEVAVNPPRALIAEAVNVVIHIAGRGRKRRVESIARVVGFDGAGYRLADALETPFPELTPVPLAADAAAPSPSLDQPGELP; from the coding sequence ATGAGCGCCGTTCCGCAAACCCCGCCCGAACGCTCATCCGCTGCGGCTTCGCTGGATCGCCGTATCCAGATGCTGCGCACGGCAATGGGGCCGGTCATCGCCGCCGCGCTGGCCGACCCTGACGTGGTGGAAATCATGCTCAACCCCGACCGCACCCTATGGGTGGATCGGCTGTCGTCGGGCCGCACGCCGCTGGGCGTGGAACTGTCCGAAGACGATGGCGAACGCATCATCCGACTGGTGGCCGCGCACGTCGGCGCGGAAGTGCATCGCGGCCGACCGTTGCTGACCGCCGAGCTGCCCGAAACCGGCGAGCGGTTCGAGGGCATCTTGCCACCGGCTGCGCCTGGCCCGGCCTTCGCGCTGCGCAAGCGCGCCGTGAGCATCATCGGCCTGGATCGCTACGTCGCCGATGGCATCCTGACCACAGGCCAAGCGGACTTCCTGCGCTGCGCCGTGCGCGAGCGCCAGAACATCCTAATCGCCGGGGCGACGAGCAGCGGCAAGACCACGCTGGCGAACGCGCTGCTGGCCGAGATCGCCGCCACGGGCGACCGCGTGCTGGTGCTCGAAGACACCATCGAGCTGCAATGTGCAGCCCGTGACCATGTGCCGTTGCGGACACGCGCGGGCGTCGTGTCCATGACCGAGCTGGTGCGCGCCACGATGCGCCTGCGCCCCGACCGCGTGATCGTCGGCGAAGTGCGCGGCGGCGAAGCCCTGGACTTGGTGAAGGTGTGGGGCACGGGCCACCCCGGCGGCATCGCCACGATCCATGCCGGCTCCGCGCTGGGCGCGCTGCTGCGCATGGAGCAACTGATTCTCGAAGTGGCGGTGAACCCGCCGCGTGCGCTGATCGCCGAGGCGGTCAACGTGGTGATCCACATCGCCGGACGCGGCCGCAAGCGCCGCGTCGAGAGCATCGCCCGTGTCGTTGGCTTCGATGGCGCGGGCTACCGCCTGGCGGACGCGCTGGAAACGCCGTTTCCCGAGCTGACGCCGGTTCCTCTCGCAGCCGATGCCGCTGCGCCTTCCCCGTCCCTTGACCAACCTGGAGAACTGCCATGA
- the trbE gene encoding conjugal transfer protein TrbE codes for MLNLAEYRQRPALLADWLPWAGLVAPGVVLNKDGSFQRTARFRGPDLDSATQGELIATTARLNNALRRLGSGWALFVEAERRPAADYPHSDFPEPLSWLVDEERRAAFEESGNHFESTYHLTLTYLPPEESRARAAKLLYEHAPGEGVDWRGRLDAFVAETNRVFDLLDGVMPEIGWLDDAQTLTYLHATVSTRRYRIGVPEVPFHLDALLADSALVGGLAPMLGDQHLRVVSVRGFPTSTWPGLLDDLNRLGFAYRWSTRFLCLDKAEAEKELGRLRRQWFAKRKNVIALLRETIFQQESPLVDTDASNKAADADAALQELGSDQVAFGYLTATVTVMDTDAAAADEKLRMVERVIQGRGFVTIPETLNAVDAWLSSIPGNAYANVRQPIVSTLNLAHMMPVSAVWAGPEKNAHLDGPPLIVTRTDGATPFRLVTHIGDVGHTLVAGPTGMGKSVLLAMLALQFRRYFGSRIFAFDMGRSMRATVLGLGGEHYDLGADGGIAFQPLARIDRVGYRTWAAEWVEGRLLHEGVTVGPDEKAAIWSALGSLAGAPVEQRTMTGLSVLLQSNALRQALSPYVLGGAHGKLLDADRDRLGSGDVQGFEMEELMHSPAAVQAVLRYLFARFDARFDGAPTLLILDEAWLFLDEPSFAARIRQWLKTLRKKNVSVIFATQSLADIKDSSIAPAVIESCASRIFLPNPQATEPQIRTIYEGFGLNSRQIEIVATAQPKRDYYYQSSLGNRLFDLDLGPAALAFAGASTPQDQRDIDCVLTQDGAPGFAGAWLRHRGLNWAADLLPSSPAFQLPEVSP; via the coding sequence ATGCTGAACCTTGCCGAATACCGCCAGCGGCCCGCGCTGCTCGCCGACTGGCTGCCTTGGGCTGGCCTGGTCGCGCCAGGTGTCGTCTTGAACAAGGACGGCAGCTTTCAGCGCACAGCCCGTTTCCGTGGCCCCGACCTCGACAGCGCCACGCAAGGCGAGCTGATCGCCACCACGGCGCGGCTGAACAACGCACTGCGCCGGCTGGGTTCGGGCTGGGCGCTGTTCGTGGAAGCCGAGCGCCGGCCAGCGGCGGACTATCCGCATTCCGACTTCCCCGAACCGCTGTCGTGGCTGGTGGACGAGGAGCGCCGCGCCGCCTTCGAGGAATCGGGCAACCACTTCGAGAGCACCTATCACCTGACGCTGACCTATCTGCCGCCGGAGGAATCCCGCGCCCGCGCGGCCAAGCTGCTCTACGAGCACGCGCCGGGCGAGGGCGTGGACTGGCGCGGCCGGCTCGACGCCTTCGTGGCGGAAACCAATCGCGTGTTCGACCTGCTCGATGGCGTGATGCCCGAAATCGGCTGGCTCGATGACGCGCAGACACTGACCTACCTGCACGCCACGGTTTCGACGCGACGCTATCGCATTGGCGTGCCCGAGGTGCCATTCCACCTCGACGCGCTGCTGGCCGACTCCGCCTTGGTCGGTGGCCTCGCGCCCATGCTGGGCGACCAGCATCTGCGCGTGGTGTCGGTGCGGGGATTCCCGACTTCGACCTGGCCGGGCCTGCTGGACGACCTCAACCGCCTGGGCTTTGCCTATCGCTGGAGTACCCGGTTTCTCTGCCTCGACAAAGCCGAGGCGGAAAAGGAGCTGGGCCGCCTGCGTCGCCAATGGTTTGCGAAACGGAAGAACGTCATTGCGCTGCTGCGCGAAACCATCTTCCAGCAGGAATCGCCTCTGGTGGACACGGATGCCAGCAACAAGGCGGCCGACGCGGACGCCGCCTTGCAGGAGCTGGGCAGCGATCAAGTGGCCTTCGGCTACCTGACGGCCACCGTCACCGTGATGGACACCGATGCCGCTGCGGCCGACGAAAAGCTGCGCATGGTGGAGCGCGTCATCCAGGGTCGGGGCTTCGTGACCATCCCCGAAACCTTGAATGCAGTCGATGCGTGGCTGTCGTCCATACCGGGCAACGCCTATGCCAACGTGCGCCAGCCCATCGTATCGACGCTGAACCTGGCGCACATGATGCCGGTATCCGCCGTGTGGGCCGGGCCGGAGAAAAATGCTCACCTCGACGGCCCGCCGCTGATCGTCACGCGCACCGATGGCGCGACGCCGTTCCGGCTGGTGACGCACATCGGCGACGTGGGGCACACGCTGGTCGCTGGCCCGACCGGCATGGGCAAGTCCGTTTTGCTGGCGATGCTGGCCTTGCAGTTCCGTCGCTACTTCGGTTCGCGCATCTTCGCCTTCGACATGGGACGATCCATGCGGGCGACGGTGCTGGGCCTGGGCGGTGAACACTACGACCTCGGCGCGGATGGCGGCATTGCCTTTCAGCCACTGGCACGGATCGACCGCGTGGGTTATCGCACCTGGGCCGCCGAATGGGTGGAAGGCCGCCTGCTGCACGAAGGCGTGACCGTCGGCCCGGATGAGAAGGCGGCCATCTGGTCGGCGCTCGGCAGTCTGGCCGGTGCGCCGGTGGAACAGCGCACCATGACCGGCCTTTCGGTGCTGCTGCAATCGAACGCGCTGCGCCAGGCCCTGTCGCCCTATGTGCTCGGCGGCGCGCACGGCAAGCTGCTGGATGCCGACCGCGATCGGCTCGGCAGCGGCGACGTGCAGGGCTTCGAGATGGAAGAACTGATGCACAGCCCCGCCGCCGTGCAGGCGGTGCTGCGCTACCTGTTCGCCCGCTTCGATGCGCGTTTCGACGGTGCGCCCACGCTGCTGATCCTCGATGAAGCCTGGCTGTTCCTCGATGAACCGTCGTTCGCCGCCCGCATCCGGCAATGGCTCAAGACGCTGCGCAAGAAGAACGTCAGCGTCATTTTCGCCACGCAATCGCTGGCCGACATCAAGGATTCGAGCATTGCCCCGGCGGTGATCGAAAGCTGCGCCAGTCGGATTTTTCTCCCTAACCCGCAGGCGACCGAGCCGCAGATTCGCACGATCTACGAAGGCTTCGGGCTGAACTCGCGGCAAATCGAAATCGTCGCTACCGCGCAGCCCAAGCGTGATTACTACTACCAGTCGAGCCTCGGCAATCGACTGTTCGACCTCGACCTGGGACCAGCCGCGCTCGCCTTCGCGGGCGCATCCACACCGCAAGACCAACGCGACATCGACTGCGTGCTGACGCAGGACGGCGCTCCCGGCTTCGCCGGTGCGTGGCTGCGCCATCGCGGCCTCAATTGGGCTGCCGATCTGCTGCCTTCTTCCCCCGCTTTTCAACTACCGGAGGTTTCACCATGA
- the trbG gene encoding P-type conjugative transfer protein TrbG: protein MNARIRKTALPVILLASTVLFAGCATQGKPPPVISLDEPVQAQPLPEPPKPIEVVAVPEPLALPAQLKPLPDVDAAPTTPEPADEKVRVSRANAEARIAPTREGYVNAIQVWPFTDGALYQVYASVGRVTVIALQPGEELVTVAAGDTVRWIVGDTSSGSGADLRVNVLVKPIRSGLKTNLVITTSRRTYLLELTSTDKAWMASVSWDYPKDRMLALQRQAQAASAAAPVDVGLSLESIRFRYAVSGSNPPWKPLRAFDDGEKVYIQFPAGIAQGELPPLFVIGAQGDGQLVNYRFRSPYYIVDRLFGAAELRLGADKGDVVRIERTDGVAGRN from the coding sequence ATGAATGCACGTATCCGTAAAACCGCATTGCCGGTGATCCTGCTGGCATCGACTGTTCTGTTTGCGGGCTGCGCCACGCAGGGCAAACCGCCGCCGGTGATCTCGCTCGATGAGCCGGTGCAGGCCCAGCCACTGCCCGAGCCGCCCAAGCCCATCGAAGTGGTGGCAGTGCCCGAGCCGTTGGCATTGCCCGCACAGTTGAAGCCGCTGCCGGACGTTGATGCGGCCCCGACCACGCCGGAGCCTGCCGACGAGAAGGTGCGCGTCTCGCGTGCCAATGCTGAAGCACGGATCGCGCCGACCCGTGAGGGCTACGTCAATGCGATCCAGGTCTGGCCTTTCACCGATGGCGCGCTGTACCAGGTCTATGCGTCCGTGGGCCGCGTGACGGTGATCGCGCTCCAACCCGGTGAGGAACTGGTGACGGTCGCTGCGGGTGACACAGTGCGCTGGATCGTGGGCGACACCTCCAGCGGCAGCGGGGCCGATCTGCGCGTCAATGTATTGGTGAAGCCTATCCGCTCTGGCCTGAAAACCAATCTGGTCATCACCACCAGCCGCCGCACCTATCTGCTGGAACTGACTTCGACCGACAAGGCGTGGATGGCCTCAGTGTCCTGGGACTACCCGAAGGATCGGATGCTGGCCTTGCAGCGCCAGGCGCAGGCGGCCAGCGCCGCCGCGCCGGTCGATGTGGGCCTGTCTTTGGAGAGCATCCGGTTTCGCTATGCGGTCAGCGGCAGCAATCCGCCGTGGAAACCGCTGCGCGCCTTCGATGACGGTGAGAAGGTCTATATCCAGTTCCCGGCAGGCATCGCCCAGGGCGAGCTGCCCCCGCTGTTTGTCATCGGCGCGCAGGGCGACGGGCAACTGGTGAATTATCGCTTCCGCTCGCCGTACTACATCGTGGATCGCCTGTTCGGTGCTGCCGAACTGCGTCTGGGAGCCGACAAGGGCGACGTAGTGCGCATCGAGCGCACGGATGGCGTCGCCGGGAGGAACTGA
- a CDS encoding TrbI/VirB10 family protein, with translation MSQDDIPDLATPQADKVAPEAVALRAHPRPVTRLNRRTLAILAGGLSVGVMGALIWSLQPQQRGAGESTELYNVDRVSKSEGLDALPTDYSKLPALPPDVPELGPPLPGDLGPAIVNSQQPVAATYAAPGYDPNDALRKEEEAAAASSVFFRTGSPQAAPVAQSQVAAAPGFAADAAFDPLAGGPASTAAQPADPTAVQNRQDQKAAFLAGGSTETRNSGNLQMPTSPYQVMAGTVIAGALVTGIKSDLPGDVIATVTEPIYDTATGKFLLIPQGSRILGKYNSQVSYGQSRVQVVWNRIILPDTSSLTLDNLVGTDPAGYAGLEDDVDWHWDRIFAGAIMTTLLGVGAELAAPENRQDGDRVIIAGRDSLQDTVNQVGQEVTRRNLNIQPTLTIRPGMPVRIVIGRDLVLRPYQPLFFNKGTSR, from the coding sequence ATGAGCCAGGACGACATTCCCGACCTTGCCACGCCGCAGGCGGACAAGGTGGCTCCCGAGGCGGTGGCGCTACGCGCCCACCCGCGCCCGGTTACGCGCTTGAACCGGCGCACGCTGGCCATCCTCGCTGGTGGCTTGTCGGTCGGCGTGATGGGCGCACTGATCTGGTCGCTGCAACCGCAGCAACGCGGCGCAGGCGAATCCACCGAGCTGTACAACGTGGATCGCGTGTCCAAGTCGGAAGGGCTGGATGCACTGCCGACGGATTACTCAAAGCTGCCAGCGCTGCCGCCAGATGTGCCGGAGCTGGGGCCACCGCTGCCGGGTGATCTGGGGCCAGCCATCGTCAATTCGCAACAGCCGGTCGCCGCTACCTATGCCGCGCCCGGCTACGACCCCAACGATGCGCTGCGCAAGGAGGAAGAAGCGGCTGCAGCTTCGTCGGTATTCTTCCGCACCGGCTCCCCGCAGGCTGCGCCCGTGGCGCAGTCACAAGTCGCTGCCGCACCGGGTTTTGCCGCCGATGCTGCTTTCGATCCGCTGGCCGGTGGCCCGGCCTCGACGGCGGCACAACCTGCCGATCCGACTGCCGTGCAGAACCGGCAAGACCAGAAAGCGGCATTCCTGGCTGGCGGTTCTACAGAAACCCGTAATTCCGGCAATCTGCAAATGCCCACCTCGCCGTATCAGGTGATGGCCGGAACGGTCATTGCCGGGGCACTGGTCACGGGCATCAAGTCCGACCTGCCGGGCGACGTGATCGCCACGGTGACGGAACCGATCTATGACACGGCCACTGGCAAGTTCCTGCTGATCCCGCAGGGGTCGCGCATCCTGGGCAAGTACAACAGCCAGGTCAGCTATGGGCAGAGCCGCGTGCAGGTGGTGTGGAACCGCATCATCCTGCCCGATACGTCTTCACTCACGCTCGACAATTTGGTCGGTACTGATCCAGCAGGCTATGCCGGTCTGGAAGACGATGTGGACTGGCATTGGGATCGGATCTTTGCAGGTGCCATCATGACCACGCTGCTGGGCGTGGGAGCCGAACTGGCTGCACCCGAGAACCGCCAGGATGGTGACCGCGTCATCATCGCCGGGCGCGACAGCTTGCAGGACACTGTGAACCAGGTCGGCCAGGAAGTGACCCGGCGCAACCTCAACATCCAGCCCACGCTGACGATCCGGCCTGGAATGCCGGTGCGTATCGTGATCGGCCGGGATTTGGTACTTCGCCCGTACCAGCCGCTGTTCTTCAATAAGGGGACTTCTCGATGA
- the trbL gene encoding P-type conjugative transfer protein TrbL: MNNVTVIDRFLDTFSRYIDSGFGLLQGEVAFLTATLIVIDMTIAGLYWAMSHATGQGEDVIAKLLRKVLYVGAFAYILNNFNWLAGIVFRSFAGLGLTASGSTLTMENFLQPGRLAKTGIDAAAPLLDQISDMAGFPEVFVNMTPIVVMFLAWAMVILCFFVLAIQLFITLIEFKLTTLAGFVLVPFALWNKTSFLAEKVLGNVVSSGIKVLVLAVIVGIGSGLFAQFQVHPAEPSIDHALVIMLAALTLLALGIFGPGIATGLVSGAPQLGAGAMAGAAIGAAGAAVAVGAAATGVGGAVMAGARMAPAAAKLAGAGARAATSAAGSAKSAFQAGSAAAGGGAKGAMAGLGNVAKSGAQAAGQRASAGIKSAAAKTTAPFKAGWQGSSTDGGSGSSAAASGQAASDEANSQKQEQPGWAKRLHRRQQLTQATTTAAHTLRGGDGGGSGQGPSLRDSDS, encoded by the coding sequence ATGAACAACGTGACGGTCATTGATCGCTTCCTCGATACCTTCTCGCGCTACATCGACTCGGGCTTTGGACTGTTGCAGGGCGAAGTGGCGTTCCTGACCGCCACGCTGATCGTCATCGACATGACGATTGCCGGGCTGTACTGGGCGATGAGCCACGCCACTGGCCAGGGCGAGGACGTGATCGCCAAGCTGCTGCGCAAGGTGCTCTACGTCGGTGCCTTCGCCTACATCCTCAACAACTTCAACTGGCTGGCCGGCATCGTGTTCCGCTCCTTTGCCGGACTGGGTCTGACCGCATCCGGCTCGACCCTGACGATGGAGAACTTCCTTCAGCCGGGCCGATTGGCCAAAACAGGCATTGACGCGGCTGCGCCGCTTCTTGACCAGATCAGCGACATGGCGGGCTTCCCCGAAGTGTTCGTGAACATGACGCCCATCGTGGTCATGTTCCTGGCCTGGGCGATGGTGATCCTGTGTTTCTTCGTGCTGGCGATCCAGCTTTTTATCACCCTGATCGAATTCAAGCTGACCACGCTCGCGGGCTTCGTGCTGGTGCCGTTCGCGCTGTGGAACAAGACCAGCTTTCTGGCCGAAAAGGTGCTGGGCAATGTGGTGTCGTCGGGCATCAAGGTGCTGGTGCTGGCGGTGATCGTCGGCATTGGCTCTGGCCTGTTTGCTCAGTTCCAGGTGCATCCGGCCGAACCCTCCATTGACCATGCGCTGGTCATCATGCTGGCCGCGCTGACGCTACTGGCGCTGGGGATCTTCGGGCCGGGTATTGCTACCGGGCTGGTATCCGGTGCGCCGCAGTTGGGGGCTGGCGCCATGGCCGGTGCGGCCATTGGCGCAGCAGGAGCGGCGGTTGCCGTGGGGGCTGCCGCCACAGGGGTAGGAGGTGCCGTGATGGCCGGGGCAAGGATGGCACCGGCTGCTGCCAAGCTCGCAGGCGCTGGTGCGCGGGCCGCCACCTCAGCGGCTGGCAGCGCCAAGTCGGCATTTCAAGCCGGTTCCGCTGCTGCGGGCGGCGGTGCCAAAGGCGCGATGGCGGGATTGGGCAATGTTGCCAAGAGTGGTGCGCAAGCGGCTGGACAACGCGCCAGTGCAGGCATCAAGTCAGCGGCAGCGAAGACGACTGCACCTTTCAAGGCAGGCTGGCAAGGCTCTAGCACAGATGGCGGCTCAGGTAGTAGCGCTGCAGCTTCCGGGCAAGCCGCCTCTGACGAAGCCAACTCTCAGAAGCAAGAACAACCCGGCTGGGCCAAGCGCCTGCATCGCCGACAACAACTCACCCAGGCCACTACGACTGCCGCGCACACGCTGCGCGGTGGCGACGGTGGTGGTTCGGGCCAAGGCCCAAGCCTGCGGGATTCCGATAGCTGA
- the trbJ gene encoding P-type conjugative transfer protein TrbJ, whose product MKTQPRLLSVSLAAVLSVSLLSVQPASALTVFDPSNFVQNTLTAVRTLEQINNQINQLQNEAQMLMNQARNLAKLDFNIVNRLRSTLATTERLIAEAQGLAFDVQNMDATFSRLYPEQYAATISGDQMLRDAQERWKNTLNGLHTAMRMQAQVSQNLAQDESALADLVSQSQSATGALQAMQATNQLLALQAKQSIQAQQLQITQDRAASLELARQAAAVERGREVTRRFLSSGTPYTPERVNFYGN is encoded by the coding sequence ATGAAAACCCAACCCCGTTTGCTGTCCGTCTCGCTCGCCGCAGTGCTGTCGGTGTCACTGTTGTCCGTTCAGCCTGCGTCTGCGCTGACGGTGTTCGACCCGTCCAACTTCGTGCAGAACACACTGACTGCCGTTCGCACCCTGGAGCAGATCAACAACCAGATCAACCAGCTTCAAAACGAAGCACAGATGCTGATGAACCAGGCGCGCAATCTGGCGAAGCTGGACTTCAACATCGTCAACCGGCTGCGCTCGACGCTCGCCACCACCGAACGCCTGATCGCCGAGGCGCAAGGGCTGGCTTTTGATGTGCAGAACATGGATGCCACGTTCTCGCGCCTGTACCCGGAGCAGTACGCCGCCACCATCAGCGGCGACCAGATGCTGCGCGATGCGCAGGAGCGCTGGAAAAACACGCTGAACGGCCTGCACACCGCGATGCGGATGCAGGCGCAGGTGTCGCAGAACCTGGCCCAAGACGAAAGCGCACTGGCCGACCTCGTGAGCCAAAGCCAATCGGCCACCGGCGCACTGCAAGCCATGCAGGCAACGAACCAGCTTCTCGCCTTGCAGGCCAAGCAGTCCATCCAGGCCCAGCAGCTCCAGATCACGCAAGACCGGGCGGCCTCGCTGGAGCTGGCGCGGCAGGCGGCGGCGGTGGAACGCGGGCGCGAAGTGACCCGGCGCTTTCTGAGCAGCGGCACGCCGTACACGCCCGAGCGCGTGAATTTCTACGGGAACTGA
- the trbF gene encoding conjugal transfer protein TrbF, with product MRFKRPQVRYADTPQPATPYQAAAQVWDERIGSARVQAKNWRLMAFGCLVLALVMAGGLVWRSAQSIVTPYVIEVDQSGQVRTVGEAATPYRPTDAQTAHHIARFVTLVRSLSIDPIVVRQNWLDAYDYTTDRGAAVLNDYARVNDPFARIGKESVTVQITSVVRASDASFNVRWTERRYVNGAAAGLERWTAVVSIVQQTPRTEERLRRNPLGIYVNGLSWSRELDSSEGVKP from the coding sequence ATGCGATTCAAACGACCGCAGGTGCGCTATGCCGATACGCCGCAGCCTGCCACCCCGTATCAAGCCGCAGCCCAGGTGTGGGACGAGCGCATCGGCTCGGCCCGCGTGCAGGCGAAGAACTGGCGGCTGATGGCCTTTGGCTGCCTGGTGCTCGCGCTGGTGATGGCCGGTGGCCTGGTGTGGCGCTCGGCCCAATCCATCGTCACGCCCTATGTCATCGAGGTCGATCAGTCCGGCCAGGTGCGCACTGTGGGTGAAGCGGCCACGCCGTACCGGCCCACCGATGCGCAGACGGCGCACCACATCGCGCGTTTCGTGACGCTGGTGCGCTCGCTGTCCATCGACCCCATTGTCGTGCGCCAGAACTGGCTCGATGCCTACGACTACACCACCGACCGGGGCGCGGCGGTGCTCAACGACTATGCGCGGGTGAATGACCCGTTCGCCCGCATCGGCAAGGAATCGGTGACGGTGCAGATCACCAGTGTGGTTCGCGCCAGCGATGCATCGTTCAACGTGCGCTGGACGGAACGCCGCTACGTCAATGGCGCGGCTGCTGGCCTGGAGAGATGGACGGCGGTGGTGTCCATCGTGCAGCAGACCCCGCGCACCGAAGAGCGTCTGCGCCGCAACCCGCTAGGCATCTACGTCAATGGCCTGTCGTGGAGCCGTGAACTGGATTCTTCTGAAGGAGTGAAGCCATGA
- a CDS encoding DUF2274 domain-containing protein, whose translation MSTTKKLRLGPLPKTENVKLTFTCPAGLKANLDRYAALHAQAYGEAVDAVTLIPHMLEAFMAGDRGFKKGIKP comes from the coding sequence ATGAGCACAACCAAAAAGCTGCGGCTCGGGCCGCTGCCCAAGACCGAAAACGTCAAACTGACCTTCACTTGCCCGGCAGGCCTGAAAGCAAACCTCGACCGCTACGCCGCGTTGCACGCGCAGGCGTATGGCGAGGCGGTCGATGCCGTGACCCTGATCCCGCACATGCTGGAGGCATTCATGGCAGGAGATCGGGGATTCAAGAAAGGAATCAAGCCATAA
- a CDS encoding VirB3 family type IV secretion system protein → MSGPDSFAAGFEVPLHRSLTEPLLMGGAPRTVAIANGTLAAAVGLGLQLWIPGVVLWIVGHSLAVWGARVDPQFMQVFARHIKHKPLLDV, encoded by the coding sequence ATGAGCGGGCCGGATAGCTTCGCGGCCGGCTTCGAGGTGCCGCTGCATCGCTCGCTGACCGAGCCGCTTTTGATGGGCGGCGCGCCGCGTACCGTGGCGATTGCCAACGGCACGCTGGCCGCCGCCGTCGGGCTGGGCCTTCAACTCTGGATTCCCGGTGTCGTGCTCTGGATCGTCGGCCATTCGCTGGCCGTGTGGGGCGCGCGCGTGGATCCGCAGTTCATGCAGGTCTTCGCCCGGCACATCAAGCACAAGCCGCTGCTGGACGTGTGA